In a genomic window of Caloenas nicobarica isolate bCalNic1 chromosome 1, bCalNic1.hap1, whole genome shotgun sequence:
- the MEST gene encoding mesoderm-specific transcript homolog protein, which produces MKEWWVQVGLLLVPLLAIYLHIPPPKLSPALLSWRSSGRYFTYKDQNIFYRDSTGAVGSSDIIILLHGFPTSSYDWCKIWEGLTQRFHRVIALDFVGFGFSDKPRPHRYSIFEQASIVERLVRHLGLRRQRINLLSHDYGDTVAQELLHRYQHNKTGSILINSLCLSNGGIFPETHYPRFIQKLLKDGGLLSPVIMRLMNFFFFSRGLGAVFGPYTQPSQAEYWDMWTAVRTNDGNLVVDSILQYINQRKKHRERWVGALMSTSVPLHLIYGPLDPVNPHPEFLQLYKKVLPTSTVSVLDDHISHYPQLEDPTGFLNAYLNFINSF; this is translated from the exons ATGAAGGAGTGGTGGGTGCAGGTGGGGCTGCTGCTCGTCCCCCTCCTCGCTATCTACCTGCACATCCCACCCCCCaagctgtccccagctctcctctcctggAGATCCTCCGGACGCTACTTCACCTACAAGGACCAGAACATCTTCTACAGAG ATTCGACCGGTGCCGTCGGCAGCTCAGACATCATCATCCTCCTGCACGGCTTCCCAACCTCCAGCTACGACTGGTGCAAG ATCTGGGAAGGGCTGACCCAGCGGTTTCACCGGGTGATTGCTCTGGATTTCGTCGGGTTCGGTTTCAGTGACAAGCCT AGGCCCCATCGCTACTCCATCTTCGAGCAAGCCAGCATTGTGGAGAGGCTGGTGCGTCACCTCGGCCTCCGCCGCCAGAGGATTAACCTCCTGTCCCACGATTACGGGGACACGGTCGCGCAGGAGCTGCTCCACAG GTACCAACACAATAAAACTGGAAGCATTTTGATCAACAGCCTCTGTTTATCCAACGGAG GGATTTTCCCCGAAACGCACTACCCCCGCTTCATCCAGAAG CTCCTCAAGGATGGAGGTTTGCTGTCTCCCGTCATCATGCGGCTGAtgaacttctttttcttctccagagg GCTTGGAGCAGTTTTTGGGCCGTACACGCAGCCTTCGCAGGCAGAGTACTGGGATATGTGGACGGCGGTGCGGACTAACGACGGCAACCTCGTTGTGGACAG tattttgcagTACATAAACCAGAGGAAGAAGCACAGAGAGCGCTGGGTTGGGGCTTTGATGTCCACCTCTGTGCCAC TGCATCTCATTTACGGGCCCCTGGACCCTGTGAATCCACATCCAGAGTTTCTTCAGCTTTACAA GAAGGTGCTTCCCACGTCCACGGTGTCGGTGCTGGACGATCACATCAGCCACTATCCACAGCTGGAGGATCCCACGGGCTTCCTGAACGCGTATCTGAACTTCATCAACTCcttctga